The Flavobacterium johnsoniae genomic sequence CAGATAGCAAAAAAACAGTCAGAAAAAATGAGATCAATTCAATGTTTTGGGCAGTTTTGATTTACCTGCCAAATATCAACAGTCTTAAGGCCAGTTTTATATAAAGGCACTATTTTTTGCGGATGGAATAATGGATATTTTTTGTTTTTCGTCCTGCATACTGATAAAAAATAAAAAAACCAGAGGCAAAGCAGCAAACCTCTGGCTTTTTAAATTATTAGATCCAAGAATATATTCCCTATACTTATCTTCAATAAACAGCTGCTTAATTAAAATTTCTAGTGGCAAATTTACAATTAAATTATGAAATAGAAATTTGATTTAAATCAAGTAAATCTGATCTTTTTGATTTAGACGCATATTTTTGATGTTTTTATAAAAATGGCTATATCTAAAGTTTTGTGTCTCTAAGGATATATTCTTAGTCATATTAATGTTAAAATGGGCATTTGATTTTGATATGCAAACTTTAGAATAGATTTTTTAGCGGGTAATTCTGATGTATTATTTGTGCTCTTACCATTAGGGCCCACCTGAAAAATCAGGGGCATCTTCCCAACGGAAAATATGCCAGTATTTTTTTTTTTTTCAAACTGGCAGACGGCACGTCTGACCTGATGAAGCAGCTTGTTATAATTATCTATTAAAATTATATTTTCTGTCCCTGCTTTTTTTTTTGATTTAAATCAAATTTTAGAAAGATATTAATCAGTTAAATATATTGGGACTCTCCATACTTTTGCTACTTGTTAAATTATTCCATTTAACAGGGAAAATTAAGCCAACTGCAGCAAATGCAAAAGTATTTATAAAATGATTTTTGAACAACTCAAGCAAAATAAATCTATTGATGATAACGAGTTTAACCAAGTGTACCCTATTAGGATAAAGAAGCTGGCGGCCCGTCATTGGACCCCCGTAAAAATAGCCAGAAAAGCTTTTTTGGTGGACAAACCCAATAAAAGGGTATTGGATATAGGCTCGGGGGCTGGGAAATTCTGCCTTGTGGGGGCCGCTTTAACAAGTGGAATTTTTTATGGGGTGGAGCAAAGGGAATCGCTTATAAAATTATCGCGAAAAATTGCCAAAAAATATAAGATTGATAATGCAGAATTCATACACTCAAATATTATGGAGATATCTTTGTTGGATTATGACGCTTTCTATTTTTTCAATTCATTTCAGGAAAATATAGATTTGACGGCCCGTATTGACAAATCAATTGATCCAAGTGAGGAACTATATAATCTATATACAGCTTATCTTAAAGACCAGCTGGAGAAAACTCCCATTGGCACAAAACTGGTTACCTACTGGAGCAATTGCAGAGAGGTTCCAAAAAGTTTCAGCCTAGAATCCGTTTCGCACGGCGGGATATTAAGCTTCTGGAGAAAAACGGCTTAAATTGGAGCATTAAATCTATAAACGCTGCCAAATAAAATCAATTAAAATAGGGACGGTGAAGGATATATGGATTTAGAATATGTTCTGAGAAGTCTTTAAACTTTATTTCCAAATAAAATAAAATAAAATGAAATTAGAGGAATTATTAAAAAAGAGAAGTGGAAATGTATGTGAATTAAGCGGTATCGGTGAAAATCTAGTTGCTTATGAAGTTCCGCCTGCTCAAAATAAAGGTGTGGACAGTTGGATTTTAATCAATGAGAAATGCCTTCGCCAAATTGAAAAGAAAGAGGAATTGGATGATGTTTTCTGGAAAAATTTTCTATCGACATCTATGTGGAGTGAAGTGCCGGCCGTACAGGTGGTTTCTTGGCGTCTGCTTAACCGTTTTCGTAATGAAAGCTGGGCTGCTGATGCGCTGGATATGATGTATTTGGAGGATGAAAATCTGGAATGGGCAAAAGCAACCGGAGACCATACTGGTGACGGATCTATTAATTTCCATAAAGACAGCAATGGTAATATCCTGCAAAACGGCGACACGGTAACGCTTATCAAAGATTTGGATGTAAAAGGCTCGTCTTTAAATGCAAAAGTTGGTACAGCGGTGCGAAATATTCGTTTAGTTCATGACAATCATGAGCAAATTGAAGGAAAAATAGACGGGCAGGCAATTGTAATTCTAACTAAATTTGTGAAGAAATAATATTACTATATGTTTATAGGTTTGCTATAACATAAATGATTATAAACCCTTGTATATTAAAATTGTTCTAGATCAGCCCTTTTTCATAAGATGATATTAGAATTAATATATAGAAATGGAAAAGGTTTAAGATTTGATTAAAGAATTCATCCCTGTATTGATTAGGAATATTTATTATATAGGGATGAATTTATTTTGGAAGTTTTTATCTTTTTTCGTCTGCAATAATCAATGTTGACGGAATATCAGATAACCAGGAACTTTTTGTATTAACCAAATGTCTCCAGCCTTCTGCGCCTATCAGCATAAGGCTTTGCTGAACCAAAAAATCTTTCTCAATTGTTTGTTTCTTCTTAAATGTAAATTGATTTGGAGTACTCTGTTCAATCGAATGTATTTTTTCCATGGCTGGTAAATCTGCCATTATTTGTCCTTCCACATCTAGAACTATTATTACTGCAGGGCTATTATAAATAAACTTCTGAATATAAATTACAATCTGATCCCAGTCTTTGGTATCAAATAGTGGAATAAAAATCCGTGAAGTATCTGTAAAATTTTTATCGATAAAAATACCTACCGGTATTTGCGATTTGGATACTATTTGTCTTGTGCCTTCATCAAAACGTGAGCTGTCAATTATATTTTCTTTTCCTGTAACGGTATTGATCAGTTTTTCAGGATTGATCATTCGGGTTGTAA encodes the following:
- a CDS encoding class I SAM-dependent methyltransferase, translated to MIFEQLKQNKSIDDNEFNQVYPIRIKKLAARHWTPVKIARKAFLVDKPNKRVLDIGSGAGKFCLVGAALTSGIFYGVEQRESLIKLSRKIAKKYKIDNAEFIHSNIMEISLLDYDAFYFFNSFQENIDLTARIDKSIDPSEELYNLYTAYLKDQLEKTPIGTKLVTYWSNCREVPKSFSLESVSHGGILSFWRKTA
- a CDS encoding PhnA domain-containing protein, whose protein sequence is MKLEELLKKRSGNVCELSGIGENLVAYEVPPAQNKGVDSWILINEKCLRQIEKKEELDDVFWKNFLSTSMWSEVPAVQVVSWRLLNRFRNESWAADALDMMYLEDENLEWAKATGDHTGDGSINFHKDSNGNILQNGDTVTLIKDLDVKGSSLNAKVGTAVRNIRLVHDNHEQIEGKIDGQAIVILTKFVKK